TGAGACACGTTCATGTCCACGTCGTCGGCCACCACGGCCAGGTGGTACAGGGGCGTGCCGTTGGACCGTACGATGACGAAATCGTCGATGGTCTCGTTCTCCACCGCGATCTCACCCAGGATCCGGTCCTGGAATACGGTTTTCCCCTCGGGGATCTTGAGCCGGATGACCGGCTTGCGGCCCTCTGCCTCCAGGGCTTCGGCCTCGGCATCCGTGAGGTCCGCATAGCGGCGGTCGTTCCGCCAGGACCGGCCCTCGGCGAGGGCTTCCTTCTTTTTCGCTTCCAGCTCTTCGGGCAGATAGTAGCACCGGTAGGCTTTGCCGCTATCGACCAGGGCCCGGGCCCTGGCGACATGCCGGTCGAACCGCTGGGACTGATAGACTACCTCTTCGTCCCAGTCCACGCCCATCCACTCCAACACCTCGAATATGGCATCGACCCACTCGGATCGGGAGCGGGCGGTGTCGGTGTCTTCGATGCGCAGGAGGAAACGGCCCTTCTCCCTGCGGGCGAAGAGCCAGTTGAACAGGCCCGTGTGGGCGCTGCCGATGTGGAGAAGTCCGGTGGGACTGGGGGCGAAGCGAACGCGTACGGGCCGGGACATGGGTCGTCAGGATGCCTGCGGATCCGAACCGCCGGCGTCTGTCGCCGAGGTCGAAGCATCGGTGGCGGGAGGCGTGGCAGTGGGCGTGGCGTCCGCCGGTGCGGGTGTTGCCGCTGGCACGACGGAAGGCGGCGGCTCCAGGGTCATGGTCACCCCACCTATCGCGCCTGCCAACAGGTTGTACAACCAGGTGGCCAGCGAGACCACCAGGGCACCGAGCACGGCGTACAGGATGGTAATCACGATCCAGGCTATGACCGCGATGAAGCCCGTGGCCCCCACGATGTAACCCATCTCGTCGGGCATGCCTTCGGACATCCCCACCATGCCCATGAAACTCGCCATCAACGTGATCATCACGGCGTATAGCGCTCCGACCACGAAACCCACGGCGCCGGCGATGAGGAAGGTGATCTTGCACGCGGACCATGGGTCGATACGCTTTAGCTGGTACCTCATAGGTGGTGCTCCCGTTGGCATTACGTGGATGGGGCTCCCGGGGTTCCGGTTCGGTCCGGAACCCGGTGGCGTCCGCCATGCTGCCGATGAAGAACAGCGAATTGACTACGAACGGAGAGGGAGGGATTCGAACCCTCGGTAGGTTTTTGACCCACAATCGCTTAGCAGGCGATCCGATTCAGCCACTCTCGCACCTCTCCCAAGAGATTTCCGCGTCGCTGGACGGTGGGGGTGGGATTCGAACCCACGGTACCCGCAAAGGTACAACGGTTTTCAAGACCGTCTCTTTCGGCCACTCAGACACCCCACCTGACAGGCGGCAATATAGGCTGATCTAGCGACGGGTGTCAATCTAAAACAGCGGTCGGAACCGCCTTTGATGCCCCGGAAGGAACGTCCTTCGGCTCCCCGGAGCGCTTGACCTGGTTTACAGGCTCATTTAGTATATATTTTAAACCATTAACTGGAGACAAGTACCATGAAACAGCGAATCTGGCGGCTCACCGGCTACGTGCTGTTCTCCCTGTTCATCGGAACGTACACGGCTTCCCACTTTGCATCGCCATATGAATCTACGAACGAGGACGGCTCATACCCTGTGGATGGCACGAAATCGGTGGATGGCAAGCACTCGGGGAATGCCGCGCCGGGGAATGCCACGCCGGGGAATGCCGCGCCGGGTGATGCCGTGCCGGGCGATGAGGACTGTTATGCGGAGATCGCGTCCATCGACTATGGGGACGGGAGCGAGAAGCTCGAGAACAACCGGTTCCGCCATGTCTTCCAGTACATCGATACGTATCCCTACTTTCGTCGAATCAGCGACGTGTACGTGGGCATCGAGACGGTCCGGTACTTTCCAAATTCGACCCGGCCGAACCGGTCCTACTGGAGAATCGTGGACGGAAGAAAGGGCGTCGGCGCCGAGGGACACTACTCGTTCATCCAGGACTTCCGCGGTGAAGCGAACGTCCTGGGCGTCGCCGTCGGTGTGAATGTGGCCGACGAGTTTGCGTTCTTCTTCTACGACCGGGACAGCGATACAAACGCCAGTCATTATGCGCACGGCGCGAGGGAGGGCCTGCTCGACGTGATGACGACCATTGAGGACAAGGCGGAGTTCATCATCGTGGAGAAGGCGTCGAGCTGGCGCATCGGTACCAATACGAAGCTGCGAGCGTGGAGCTCGCGTTTCGTGGATTCGGACGGCGATTGGAACGAAGGGATTTACTCGAACAAGCTGTTCAGGACGTTGTACTTCATCAAAAGCCAGGTGACCGTTGCGGGCGTCGAGCGTGAAGTGAACAGGATCTGCAGGCTCGCCTGGTCTCCCTTGGCCGTGACGAATTCAGACAAACTGGTACCGGCCATCGAGGCGGAACTGTTGCGCCGGGCTGATAGGATACACGCGTTGCGGATCGTCAACAACGAAGTGCCGGCATCGCGGGCGGAATGGAGGTCCGCTTTCAACAGCTTAAGACCCGAGACGTTCATTCGTGTGCTGACGGTCCCGAGGAGTCATTCCGGTGACTTTGGCGTGAGCACTGAAGTCGGTGAAATCACGATCACCTTTACGCGTGATCCTTACAGCGACCAGATCCACTACCGCCCTGAAAAGGTGTGGAGGCTGGATGGAGCACAGCACAATTCCGGATTGTATCACTTCGACATTCAGGGACGTCTGTCCGTCAACGGACGGGACCTGGGATGGATCATCGACGCCAGGATCGGTACCTACTGGCGGTGCTGCGACGAGAACACCTACAATCTGAAGCACCAGAAGTTCGGGATGCAATGGAGGAATGTCGACAGGGATGACTACCGTATGCAATGCGGGTCCGAGGAGTGCAAGGTGTACATCAGGAAGGGGATCCTGCGGTTTCGCTGAGCCCTCCTACACCCGTACCGTCAGCCCATCGTGGAGGGCCGTGCGGTAGGCTTTGAGGGCGGGAACGAAGCCCATCAGGAAACCGGCCGTCACCACTCAACTTATTCTATGTTTAACTTAGTACCGGTTATAGTTGTTGAACAATAGTATCATCCGTGTGCATCCGGGTACGGTTACAATCGTCATAGAACAGACCTTTGGCCCTAGGTTCACCACAGCATCGGACACCTGAACGAGTGAACTACGCACACCTTGCAACGTTTGATTGCGCAAAGGTAGGGTAATCGTTACCCTCAGTTCTGGTTAGTTGTTGCCCATCCGCTTCTCCAACGCCGGCACAAGCTGATATCGGACCCATCCTCCGTCTGGATTGATCTCCAGAGCCTTTTCGTAGTATGCCTTCGCGGCGTCGTTATCATCCAATTCAACGGCGACCTGACCCAGCCACGCATAGGCTTCGTAGCGACCCCAACTTGGATGTACTTCGGATACGGGTTGGTAGGTCTCGAATCGATCCACGGATCTCAGGAGCAGTTCGCGGGCTTCCTTGGAACTTCCTCCGAACATCGGTGGAGTTTCCAGGGCAGATATACCCGACAGCAATAGAACCCTCGGGTTATCGGGATCGGATTTCACGGCCCTGTCCATTGCGTTCTTCGAACGCGGACCTAGAATCATACCCTTCCATGGCGAAAGGGCAATCTTCATGCCATAAAGAGATGATTGGAGCGCATGGGCTTCTGCGAAGTTTTCCTTCAGTTCAATGCTAGTTGCTAATTGATCGATGCCGGCGTCAAGGTGTCTGTTGGCCAAGTCTGTATCGCTTTCGTAGTAGTGCTGCGACAGATATCGGTCAGCCAAGGCGATATAGTAGTGTATTAGCCACGGCTTCTCGGCCATGGGTAGAATCCGCTCGAAGGTGGCCCGGGCTTCGGCTAGTTTTCCGGTTTCAAATAAACTGTTCGCCTTATGCATCTGGGTTCGTACTTGAATCAACAATGAATCTGGATGGCCGGTAGTTGCAGGGCTTTGTGCCGACAATACGGCAGGAAAGAACGCCCATGTCACAAACACAATATACAGTCGCTTCATGATGACCTCGCATTTACAGGTTGATGGACAGTCCGAAGTAAACGGTTCTCAAAGTCGAAGACCTGACTGTGCTACGTCTCAGGAAGTCGCGTGAGTAGATATAATCCAGGATATTCTCGCGTCCGAGCACGTTAGCGACCGATAGATAGAATACATCCGGCTTGGAACCGAGAAACCGGTGTAAAAAGGTCAGGTTTAAATCCAACCTTCGATAGGATGGCAGGCGTTGATCGTGATAGGTGTGCGGACCGCTGGTGTATGGTTTTCCTGTAGCGTATCTGTAGCTCAACCCCAGCCGAAAATTCAGGGCAATCGCCATATCTGCAACAAGGTTTAGGTTGTTAGTTATGTCGAACCTGGTCGAAGCAAGATGCGGTGCTTCTTCCCACAGTCGTTGCGTCTTGATGTAGCTGTAGGAGATTCTACCACTCAACCTGTTCCAATCGCGTTTCATAAAAACGTCCACACCTTGACTGTATCCGTGGCCGCCGTTGAGGTTACGCGGGTTCATGTCGTTCAGCGGTAATCGCGTATAGATTTTCCGGTAGACTTCCAGCCGATACATGGAGTCTTCGTTCTGGAAGTTCAGGCCGGTGATGTAGTGCGTAGATTTCATCGCCTTCAATAGACTTTGTTCCACGAGTTTAGTTTGGCGGGATGGGTTGTGGAATTGGTGGTATGTTCCAATTGAGATAAGGGCATTCCAGCCGGCACTAAGCGGAAGCGTAATACGGAAACGTGGATCGAGCGCACGCTCGTTCGTGGACATTATCTGTTCGTGGCGAAGTCCGCCGGCGAATCCTATCCTTCCTGCCCACTTACCGTTTAATCCCACGAAGGAGGCCAGTCTCGTCGACCGGTAACCAGTATCCAGATGCGATACATCCAAACGTGGATTCAATTCGGCTGACGTAGGGTCAACCGGAATCTGGCCACTAAGGTAGTGTCGGTGTTCATAGGATTCGAACCCCGCATGCACGCGCACATGCTTCCAAACATACTCGCCTCTGAGTCGTAATTGGTAGAGCCTGTCCTCCGAGTCAAGATCCAGCATTCCAATCTGTTTTCGGTGTCCGTAATCGGTGAATGCGACGTTTCCGGTGAACATTAACCTTTCGCCCGCAAGTTGCCTCCATCTCAGATTCATGAAGTTCTGACGGCTGTTTCCTTTGTAATGTAAGGGATCGCCCGGTTGTACGATTTCGACACCAATATCGTCACTGTCCCTGAAGTAAAACAGCTTGAAGGTACCTCCAGGCGCATACCGGTAGGTCCAGTTTAAATTAAAGTCGTATGATACCGGATATTTAGAAAACACCTGACTTGTTCCATTGAACCGATAGAGATAATGGGTATCGCCATAGTTACCGGATACCGACAATCCCAGAACCTCGTGAACTACAGGAATCTCTAATTGCGCTGAATAAGAAGCGAGTCCCAACCCCATCCTTATCCCGAATCGTTCAGGCATGTCCCTGCTTTGCATACTGAGCACGCCCGAGAGTGCGTTCCCGTATTCCACCCCGTACCCGCCGCTCGAAAAGTATGTTCCCTTTAGCAAGAACGGCGATACTGTCCCCGTAAATCCGCCGTTCGGTGACTCGAATCTGTAGGGGTGATACAGATAAGCTCCGTCCAGGACAACGGCGGTTTCTGATACGTCGCCTCCTCTCACATAGAGGCCGGCATCGTCACCTACCTGTTGCACTCCAGGGAAAGTCTGGATTGTGCGAAAGACATCGGCGTAACTGCCTGCTGTTGTCACTATCTCCAGAGGGGTCAGCGTAACACCGGTTTCTTCATCACCATTTAGCGCATGGTCTGTTACCGTAATACTCCGGTGTTCCAACAGGACGGGTTTCAGCCTGACGTCGATAACAAGGGATTGACTGCCCACCTTTCTTACCTTCCGCTTTTGGTTTTCATATCCGATGTGCGAAAAAACAAAGGTGTAGCCTTCTTTTGTCCTCGGGGCGGAAATTTGATAGAATCCTTGTTCATCTGTAAATGCACCAATCATTGTACCATGCAGATATACATTTACGGAGGGTAAGGGCGTTCCCTTATCGGAATAGACCCTGCCTCGCACACTTACCTGTGGATCTTGACCGGAAACATAGCCCGCGAATGATAGAAGGAAGACAATAAAGAGTGTACGTATGATTGACGGACTAATCATTGGCACGGCTGAGCAATTTCATCAGGTTAGACACGTGTATTTTGAGGCGACGCTTACCCTC
The genomic region above belongs to Gemmatimonadota bacterium and contains:
- a CDS encoding tetratricopeptide repeat protein, with amino-acid sequence MKRLYIVFVTWAFFPAVLSAQSPATTGHPDSLLIQVRTQMHKANSLFETGKLAEARATFERILPMAEKPWLIHYYIALADRYLSQHYYESDTDLANRHLDAGIDQLATSIELKENFAEAHALQSSLYGMKIALSPWKGMILGPRSKNAMDRAVKSDPDNPRVLLLSGISALETPPMFGGSSKEARELLLRSVDRFETYQPVSEVHPSWGRYEAYAWLGQVAVELDDNDAAKAYYEKALEINPDGGWVRYQLVPALEKRMGNN
- a CDS encoding TonB-dependent receptor; protein product: MPMISPSIIRTLFIVFLLSFAGYVSGQDPQVSVRGRVYSDKGTPLPSVNVYLHGTMIGAFTDEQGFYQISAPRTKEGYTFVFSHIGYENQKRKVRKVGSQSLVIDVRLKPVLLEHRSITVTDHALNGDEETGVTLTPLEIVTTAGSYADVFRTIQTFPGVQQVGDDAGLYVRGGDVSETAVVLDGAYLYHPYRFESPNGGFTGTVSPFLLKGTYFSSGGYGVEYGNALSGVLSMQSRDMPERFGIRMGLGLASYSAQLEIPVVHEVLGLSVSGNYGDTHYLYRFNGTSQVFSKYPVSYDFNLNWTYRYAPGGTFKLFYFRDSDDIGVEIVQPGDPLHYKGNSRQNFMNLRWRQLAGERLMFTGNVAFTDYGHRKQIGMLDLDSEDRLYQLRLRGEYVWKHVRVHAGFESYEHRHYLSGQIPVDPTSAELNPRLDVSHLDTGYRSTRLASFVGLNGKWAGRIGFAGGLRHEQIMSTNERALDPRFRITLPLSAGWNALISIGTYHQFHNPSRQTKLVEQSLLKAMKSTHYITGLNFQNEDSMYRLEVYRKIYTRLPLNDMNPRNLNGGHGYSQGVDVFMKRDWNRLSGRISYSYIKTQRLWEEAPHLASTRFDITNNLNLVADMAIALNFRLGLSYRYATGKPYTSGPHTYHDQRLPSYRRLDLNLTFLHRFLGSKPDVFYLSVANVLGRENILDYIYSRDFLRRSTVRSSTLRTVYFGLSINL